TTCACCTTTATCAAGGTTTTCCATGGACTGAGCGATATCAGAATGGTCAACAAGGATAACTTTCTGATCAGTAGCGTCAGTCATGATTTCGGGAGCAGCGCAACCGAACTTTTCGAGAACAAAGGCGGTTTCAGGAGCGATATCGCCCTGTGCAACTGCTTTGGTTTCTTCTTTTGCTTTAGACCACAGATCTGCAATTGCGATTGCGGATGCGATGGTGTCGGTATCGGGGTTTTTGTGTCCTACTGCGATAATAGCCATAATAATTTCCTCCTAAGAAATATGGTAGCTGAATAGAGCTTGTGTCTTCTATCACAATCTTTTTTTTCTGCCAAGGATTACATGATCCCGGCAAGGATAATAAAGCCGATTAAGACCACTCCGAAGACAAAAGTGGCGTAAGCTTTCCGCAACCTTACGGCTAAAAGTCCTCCGAGGCTGGCTGCGATCCATAAAAAAGACCATTTCATATCCACTTCGGCGACCCTCGGTCCCCATTTGTGAAAAAATATACAAAGCATATAATGAAGGAGTATGGTACTTGTCCAGAAAAAAAGCCAAGAAGTGACAAAAGTTCTTAAAATAGATTGAAAAACCAGCTTTTGCGGGAGCTGATTACCAGCCTTGGCCTTGCGCGCCCAGCCGATGAGTTTATTATGACCGCGATTATGCCATTGCCTGAGGGAAGAATCCAACCAAGCACCAATTCTGGCCAGCGGTAGGCAGGACAACAGAATGACCATGACCTGGCGAGGATCGGTGAATGCAAAAGACGTAGTTAATGCCAAAGCCGCAAATGTAGGCGCGAGAATATGGGGGGGAATGTAGGTCCCGGCTGGGATATTATCCAACCAGAACAATTCGAAAAAGACCGCTATCTTAAGACTTGTAGCAACATCACCAGTAACAGCACCCCATAAGGCGCCAACCACAAGTGGTCGCTCGAGAAGACCCGGGTTTATCGTAAATCGGAAGAGCGAAAAAATTGCAAAAAAAAACCAATCACCGCAACCCAAACGGGAAACGATAAAGCTAATCCTTGAAACAGACTCATGAAAACCTCACCTGAACAGGATCATTGGGAACACATCGAAAATCAAGCTCTATACCCTGCCCTTTAAAATAATGAAGACATGATTCATCATCGGAACTCAGGGCCACGCTAGGCGAAATCTGTTTCTTACCCGGTCCGTAATGGATATTACCTATATTCACGATATTAAATCTGAACCCTGAATCAAGTGCCCGGCGAACATCGGCACAAGAAGAGAAAAGAATTATCGAGCTGGCGTTCCCATTAGCAAGGGTCATTATACTATCATTCAACGAATCGACAGAACAAAAAGAGCAGTTCACTGACTGCGGAATAGCCAGCGACATAATTTGCTGCTGCAAATTATCCCCGGCAACGGCATCGTTAGCCACGATTATATTCTTAGCGTGGGTGTACGGTAGCCATGTTTCAATAATCTGCCCATGAACAAGACGGTTATCAATTCTCACCCACATCATGGCTACCCTTTCTTAGTTCGTTTTCGCAGCATTTCGCCCGCTATTACAATCCCCTTAGCAGCAGCTTTGCTGACTTCCTCAGCCATTTTCTGCAAGGATTCATTACGCACCTGAAACGCTTTGAGCAGCATAGGCAGACTCACACCGGTGACAACCTCAATATCATCGCTTTGAAGCAGCGAGAGGCTTAAATTGGTTGGAGTTCCGCCGAACATGTCTGTAAGAATCAAAACACCGTTTCCGCTGCTAACTTCGGCAATATTCTTTTTAAGAGCTTCCACAGCAACATCAATCCCCTGAGAAACTTCCACGCTCAATGAGAGCACGCCCTCCTGCGGACCAACAATTAATTCAGCCGCCTCAATCAACGTCTGCCCGAAGTTACCATGGGTAACCAGAACTATCCCGTTTTTGCTTGATTCAATTCCCATCAACTTTCCTGATTAATTCAAATATATTAACTACTTCAAATGAATATGCTTATGTTCAAGGGAAACAGAATAACCATTATCTTTAAGAGTTGCAAATATCCTCTCAGCCGTGGCGACCGATCGATGCCTTCCGCCAGTGCAACCCACTGCAATAGTCAGCCTGTACCTGCCCTCCTCTTCGTAGAGAGGTAGGACATATTGAAGGAAATCGAGATATTTCTCAATAAAAATTGAACCGGGTTCCGAGCCGAGAACATAGTCTGAAATAGCTTTATCCTGACCGGAAAGGGGACGAAGCTCTTCTTCAAAGTAAGGATTGGGCAAAAACCGGAGATCCATGACCATATCTGCGGCTGTAGGTACGTCATGTTTAAAACCGAAAGACATTACATGGACACGCAGCCCACGAGTCTTCTCACTCAATTCGGCCCACTTTTCTTGAATCCTACGGCGCAAGTCGTGGATAGAATAGGTGGTTGTATCTATGACAAGGTCAGCCTGCTGACGAACTTCGCCAAGGATTTCCTTTTCCCGCTCCAAAGCCTGCTCCAGACCAAAATCTCTTGACTCCAAAGGATGCAAACGCCGGGTTGTAGCATAACGCCTTACCAGTTCAGGAAGACGCGCTTCAAGAAAAAGGATGCTGGGCGAATATCCCTTACGGGTTAATTCTTCACGGGTGCTCTCCCAATCAGAACTGAATTCCAACTGTCGAAGATCCATCCCCAGTACCAAACCCCGGTAAGCATTATCGCGGGTATTAAAAAGATCGACCAGACGTGATAGCATCCCTGCAGGTAAACCGTCTACGCAAAAAAAACGCAGATCTTCGAAGACTTTCAGCACAGTAGATTTTCCGGCACCGGAAAGACCGGTAACGACAATCACTGGAAAAGAATCATCCACAACCACCTTGATGACCTCCTTTAGCTCTAGCCCACAAATAAAATTAGCAATGACCTTAGTTCATTGCTAATCTGATGCATTCTATTTTTAAACAACTTTAATGTTATGCGATACCAAGAAGGCGAAGCAGCTCATCCTTATCCTCGGTATCTATAAAGGCCTGCCGGAATGACTCATCCTTTAGTTGCCGCGAAATATGGGCCAGCACCTTCAAATGAGCACCGGCCCCCTGCTCGGGGGCCAGTACCATAAAGAATATTTTACAAGGCTGCATGTCCAGAGACTCAAAGTCGACGCCTTCACTCGAGCGGCCTACAACTACTACAATCTCTTCCAGACATTCCAGTTTTCCGTGGGGGATGGCAATGCCATCCCCTATTCCTGTTGTTCCAAGTTTTTCACGATCATTAAGGACCTTCAGGGCATTGTCCACATCTACTTCAAGACCTGCGTCTTTCAGGGTAGAAACCATTTCTTTCAGAACTTCACCTTTATCAGAGGCATTCAGTTCATGTATTACAAGGTCCTTCGCCAGATTATCTGCTATATTCATTAGTTAGTATCCCGGGTCAATTAAACCGAAATCGCCATTATTGCGGCGGTATATTACATTTATTGCTTCATTATCCGCATTACGAAATACCAGGAATTCATGGTCAAGGGTCTGCAACTGTTCTGCTGCTTCATCAACACTCATGGGCTTGGGAATAAAGGAGTCAGACTCCACAATCACTGGTTCCCTGTACTCTTCCTCTCCGTAGCTGAGAATATCCATACGGGCAGGAGCCTCGTCCTTACGCCGATGACTTCTCATCTTCTCGTTTGCACGGCGAAGCTGGGCTTCAAGCTTGTCCAAAACCATATCCACAGTGGAATACATGTCCTCGGACACTTCGAAAGCTGAGACATGCAGATGGTCGGAAGTGAAAACAACTTCCGCAACGTGTCGGAACTTATCAACTGACAAATTAACCTGCATATCAGTATTGTCAGGGTTGCTGACATACTTAACCAACTTGGAGAAACGGCTGTTTGCATATTCCTTAAGATGTTCGGATGCGTCGAAGTTCTTAAAAGTAAATGCTACGTTCATAAAGAGCCTCCTTAGTAAGGGTGAATATGCTTTAATTTCTCCGAACTACATTAGAACACCTTTTTCCTCTTAGAAGAGGAGAGTATTCCCATTGCAGTTCTGTACTTGGCCACGGTCCTTCTGGCGATATTAACTTCCAGCTTCTCTTTGAGAATCTCAGCTATTTTCTCGTCACTGAGGGGTTTCTTTCCGTCTTCTTCACTGATCAATTTCTTGATCGTCGCCTTGACGGATTCAGAACCGACCTGAGATCCGTCATCCAGACCGAGGGCACTATTAAAAAAGAACTTAAGCTCATAAATCCCATGCGGAGTCGATACATACTTATTGGTTGTGATTCGGCTCACGGTGGATTCGTGCATTTCGATGTCTTCCGCTACTTCCTTCAAGATAAGGGGTTTAAGCTTTGTGACACCTTCTGCGAAAAATTCGCGCTGGAATCTCACTATGGATTCAAGAACTTTATATAAGGTACGCTGCCGCTGATAGAGGCTCTTCATCAGCCACTGGGCGGAGCGCATCTTGTCCTGAAAATATTCTTTATCCTCTCCTTTCGTCGATGCCAGTGTCTCCACATAAAAAGCATTCATCTGCAATTTAGGAAGACCGTCCTCGTTTAAAACTATGACAAAATCACCATCATATTCATAAACATAAGCATCAGGGCTGATATAGAAAGAGTCTCCGCCTGAAAAACTTGCTCCCGGAAGAGGGTCAAGTGTCTGCATCAAGTCAAGATAACTCTTCAAATCCTCCATGCTGAGCTTGAATTTCCTTGCGAGCGGCTTATACCGCTTCTTTTCAAGATCATCGAGATGTTCACTCACCAGCGAGACAAGAATCGGATCATCATCGAGTCTTAGAGCTTCAAGCTGAATCAGTAGGCATTCCTGCGGGGTTCTTGCCCCTACTCCTACTGGATCAAACCTCTGAATTCGATAAAGCACTTTTTCTACTTCTTCGATTTCAGCATAGCACGTTTCACAAACTTCTTCCAAGTCAATCCTTAAAAAACCTCCGGAGCTCAAATTACCGATAAGGCATTCACCTATTTCAATTTCTTTATCAGTAAAATCAGAAAGGCTCATCTGCCAATGCAAATGACCTTCAAGCGAAGTGGCCTTGGTCAAACGTGCTTCAAAAGAGGCACCATCTTCATAAGACTCTGATTCACGTGAAGCAGATTGCTTCGAAGTACTGGAAAATTCCCCGAGATAATTTTCCCATTCGGCTTCCTTGGAGATTTGTGTTTCCTCAGCAGTCGCGGTGCCTGCCTCAGCATCAGCAGCATCTGTCCTTTCCTGCGCTTCAGCTTCTTCGAGGATAGGATTCTCCATCAGCTCCTGATGAACGGAATCCACCAGCTCCAAGCGGGAAAGCTGCAACAACTTGATAGCCTGCTGCAGCTGAGGAGTCATTACCAGCTGTTGAGTAAGCTTTAATTGTTGTCTAAGTTCCAACCCCATATTATCAGGCCACCTTCTTATATCTAATTCAATTAATTTCAGTCAGTTATCGGCAGAAAGCAGAAAAAATATATTTTTCTGTACCCTCGGCCTTGATCAAACTATGCCACATCCATTTTAAAGATGCAACAAAGACGTCTGAATCATCTGAAATTTATGGATTTTTTTTGCAAAAGAAACGTACATGAAAAAAGTGTACCAATGTTCTGGCAGACTGTAAATCAACAATGATAAATTTAATTGAGCTTTGCACAAAAAAGGCCGGGATTATTAAATAAATCCCGGCCTGAATATTTTATGCTGATGCACTTGCTGCTAAAGACTAAAACTGTCTCCCAAATAGAGCCTGCGCGCCTTGGTATTTTGAACAATACTTTCCGGCGAACCGTTAAGAATAACACGGCCTTCATAGACCAGATATGCCCTATCACAAATGGACAGAGTTTCACGCACGTTGTGGTCGGAAATGAGGATACCCATCCCCATATCCTTCAACGAAGAAATGATGTCCTGAATATCAATAACCGCAATTGGATCAATCCCGGCGAATGGTTCATCAAGCAAAATGAACTTGGGATTGTTGATCATCGCGCGCGCAATCTCCAGACGCCTTCGCTCACCACCGGAAAGGTACATGGCCTTCTGTTCAGCAAGACGCAGAATACCGAGCTGGTCCAGCAGCTCGTCCGCCCTCTTGGGAACATCCTTACCGGAAAGACCGGTATGCTCGATGATAATCTCCAGATTCTTACGCACAGAAAGCTTTTTGAATATAGAGCTTTCCTGAGGCAGATAACTTAGCCCCAGACGTGCCCTCTCGTGCAGAGGCAGTCTGGTTATCTGCTTTTTATTAAAATAGACATCCCCGGAAGTAGGTTTGACTACTCCCACGAGCATATAGAAAGTTGTTGTTTTACCAGCCCCGTTAGGGCCAAGCAGTCCAACAACCTCGCCTTCGCGTACAGTAAGCCCGATTCCGCGGACAACCTCTTTAGGCCCGTAATTTTTGACCAGTTTCTTTGCGATAATCGAAGACATATTTCCCTACTGCGTCACATTTTTCGGGGTGTAGAAAATGGCCTCAATCGGCTTGTTGCCGCCGACGACCTCGGCACGGTTATCTTTGATATAAAATTTAATTTCATCACCCTGAATATTGTTGGGGCCATCTTGGAGTTCAGCATTACCCTTCATGAAAATAATGGAATCACCAACTACATAAGTCAGCTTATCGCAATGCCCTTTACGCTTTTTCATGACGACTTTGACATTACCGCCGGCAACTATTTTCTTGATCTTATCCTGAGTATCGGAAAGAGAGTCGCCATCAGGCCTAAGGTAGGCTGTAAGCGTATCAGAAGTTAAAGTCACGTCCAGACGCACTACCTTAACATTACCGGAAAAAGTAATCTGGTTACGATTTTCGCTGAATGTCATTTTGGAAGAAGTTATCTTGATGGGAACTTCGTCAGGACCGCCGGGGATACGCTTCGTGCGCGGTTTTTCTTCTTCAATAACCGGAGCATCGGCTGAAAGGTATGTGCCGTACACATATCCTATGAGTTTCTTCTCCTTGTTCTCATCAGTTTTAAATACTGGAAACCATTTTCCATCAAGCTGTCCGACGGTTACAGCCTGACCTTGTTCCAGCTTATCCACAATAAGAGCTTTTACATCTGGCTCGGAACGTACATTAAGGACTGCGGTTGCGTAGAGGGTCTTTGTTTTTACAGGTGCAAGCAGCATGTCATCCATAGCCTGTTCCATGGCGGCAAGTTTGTTTCCGCGTTCAAGCTCTTCCTGTTTTATCTTGCTTTCTTCAGCCTTGATCTCAGCCTTTCGGGCATCAATTCCGGCCATTTGAGCCTTTTCAAGATTTGCAGGATATGGAGCGAGGAAAGGCCCCCATGCATAGCCCCAGACAGGAGTATCTTTTGTGACAATAGTATCAATCCGGTAAAGGGCGTACATACCACCCTTCTCTTTGCGAACCTGCGCACGGTGGCCGGGACTCAGCACACCAACCGCTCTGGAAGTAGCCACAGGCTTCTCAATGACGTTAATCCGGCGCACTGCGTAGCGGATACGCGCATCTTCATTAACAAGATCGACATCGGACTGTTTAACATATCCAAGAGCATCTGCTTCGGAAACGACCTGTGCGTCAGCCTTGAAAAATGCATACCATCCATTTCTGAGAAAACCGACCTTGATTTTATCCCCGGATTTAAGCACTCCACCGGTTGAAGACTTGACAGTACGTTCCAGATGATACTTGAAATCTTTGCCGACGTAGCGAATATCGCCCCAATCAGTAAGCGGGCTATCTGCAGCAGCGGGTATCACCACTTTGCCGGAAATATAACCAACCGTTTTCACGTCTTTGTCATCGGAAGCCGGATAGACCGGAAACCAGCCATCCTTTTCCGGACCAACCAAAAAACTTTCCGCCGGAGAAAGGACCCATACAACATCGGCCTTGAGAGAAGGCTCAGAGCGGACATTGGCGATAGTCCGGGTAATTTTCAATTGGGATTTATCATAAGCATGCGCATTTGAACTGACCGCAAGAAGCGCCAGAACAAACACTACAAAACAAACAGTAGAAGAAAAAAATACTGGTGCAGACCTGCCGCGCAAAAATGAACTTTTTCCGAATATATTTATCAAATGAATGCTCGCTTCTATTGAGGCATTACCACCATGTCCGGTGAAATCAGGGCTTCCATTCCATCTTCAATCATTATTTCACGAGTGACAAGGTCCACCTTGACCCGATTGGAAGTAATATACACTGCCGGACTCTGAACTTTCACATTTCCCTCGAGGAATAGTAAATTCTCTTTGGGTTTAAAATCAAGCCGGTCAGCGATGAGTCCCATATCGCCATAGTGACCTTTTACATTGTCCCAGAGTTTGAGCCCCTTACCCTGCTGGCTGACTTCGCCATGCAGAGCACTGACAAAAACTTCTTTGCGATCTCGGCCTAGATAATATGTGACCCGGGGTTTGTCGGCCTTAACCAGACCTTCTTCCTGATCATAATCAGCGCTTCCGGCCCGCAAAATCCACTCAATATCACCACCTGTTCCCTGAATCAGCTCGATTTCCTCAGCAGAAATATCAGACTGATTCTCATCACCAGCCAGCGGGCGTTCTACAGAACCACGGGCCATGTGCGGGAAGACTCCATACTTCTTGCCCAGCAAAGTTCCGGAAACAAGCCCCAGAAACAAGGCGAGAACCAAAAATAAAATCAAGCCGGTACGGCCCATCTAGCCTGCCCACTCTTTCCAGATTTCGTCTAACTTGCCCTGTACATCAAGAATAAATGAAATTGCTTCGCGCACAGCGCCTCTCCCACCCTTGCGACTGGAAATCCACTTGGATATACCGAAAATTTCAGGCTGGGCATTTCTGACCGCCATGGGCAATCCCACACGCAACATAACCGGAACATCAATCCAGTCATCACCGATATAGGCAACCTCTTCGTCTTTCAATCCCTTTTCTTTGAGAAGCTTTTCATAAAAAGGGAGCTTCTCCCGCTGTCCGGGATAGTAATCGGTAATTCCCAGCTCGGTCACCCTTTTTTCAACAGCACCATGATTCAACCCGGTAATAACAGCTAAATCAATTCCGGCCTGCTGCGCGAACTTGATACCGAGGCCGTCCTGTACGTTGAAACGCTTAGTTACGTTGCCGTCTTGATCATAATAAAGTCCGCCGTCAGTTAGAACACCGTCCACATCAAGAATAAGCAGCTTGATTTTTTCAGCTCGGGATTTAGCAGACATAATTAACGCTCCATGCAGAAAGAAGATCTTTAATCAGGTCTTCTGCGCGATCTAAAGGCCAGCTGTTCGGTCCATCGCAAAGTGCGCAATCCGGATCTGGATGAGTTTCCATAAAAACACCGGAAGCTCCGGCAGCAACAGCAGCGCGGGAAAGAATAGGGACAAACTCACGCTGTCCGCCGGACTTTCCGTCAAGACCTCCGGGAAGCTGTACAGAATGGGTGGCATCAAAAACAACAGGACAACCCAGCCCTTTCATTATCGCAATAGAGCGCATGTCAACGACCAGATTATTATAGCCAAAGGAAGCACCGCGCTCTGTGAGCCAGATGCGTTCGTTTCCTGCTTCACGCAGCTTACCCACTACATGGCGCATATCAAGGGGGGCAAGAAACTGCCCTTTCTTAACATTTATAATCCGCCCGGTATTTGCGGCAGCAACCAAAAGGTCTGTCTGTCTGCAAAGAAATGCGGGAATCTGGATCACGTCAGCCACTTCACCAACAGATGCGGCCTGATTAGGGGTATGGATATCGGTAACAACAGGCAGACCGGTTTCGTCCTTAATCCGCTGTAACCATTTAAGCCCTTCCTCCATGCCCGGTCCCCTGAAAGAATTAATAGAGGTCCTGTTGGCCTTGTCGAAAGAGCTTTTAAAAATTACCGTCACATCAAGACGGGAAGCGATGTCAGCCAGAGCTTCAGCAGCACGCAAGGCGACATCTATGGTTTCCAGAGCACAAGGCCCCGCCAGAATAAACGGGCCCTGCTTACTTTTCTGATATAATTCATCGGGGGTCAAAAGTAACTGCCCTCCAATTATAAGATTACCCGGAAACACTGCGTACCAGTGCTCCCGGGCAATCAATAGTTAATTCTATTTATTGTCGCAGGCAGCCTTGATGAAATCCCTGAACAGCGGATGAGCGTGCATGGGATTGGACTTAAATTCCGGATGGAACTGGCAACCCAGGAACCAGGGGTGATCGGCAATTTCCACGATTTCAACCAGAGTTTCATCAGGGGAAAGACCGCTCAGAACCAAACCTGCTTCAACGAGCTGATCTGCGAATTTTTCTTTGTTGAATTCGTAACGATGGCGGTGGCGTTCCTGAATTTCAGATTTACCGTAAGCAGCCATAGCCTTGGTTCCTTCAACAATCTTACAGGGGTAAGCACCAAGACGCATGGTGCCGCCCTTATCACTTTCTTCACAACGGCTTTCAGTTTTTTCAGTGCGGTAATCAAACCACTCTTTCATCAGATAAATGACATTATCTTCACCGTTGGCATTAAATTCTTCAGAGTTTGCACCATTGAGTCCCATAACATTACGGGCATACTCAATGACTGCGCACTGCATACCAAGACAAATCCCGAAAAAGGGAACCTTATTTTCACGGGCATACTGAATAGCAGCAATTTTACCTTCAACACCACGGGAGCCGAATCCGCCGGGAACCAGTACACCATCAATTCCGGCCAGCTTTTCCCTGGCATTCTCAGGAGTGATCTCTTCAGAGTTCACATAGCGCAGGTTAACTTTAACTTCGTTTGCCACCCCGCCGTGAATAAGGGCTTCATGCAGAGATTTATATGCTTCCTTGAGATCCACATATTTGCCGACAATACCGATTGTGGTCTCGCCTTTGGGATTCTCAAGAATGTAGTTAAGCCTTTTCCAGGGCTCAAGATTACAATTTTTGGCAGGGAGCTTCAGCAGTATAGCGATTTTCTGGTCCAGACCTTCATTATAAAAACTGAGCGGAAGCTGATAGATGGATTTAACATCAACAGCAGTGAAAACCGCATCACGGTCAACGTCACAAAAAAGAGCAATCTTGCGTTTAATATCTTCATCAAGATCAACTTCACTGCGACAGAGAATGATATCCGGGTGGATACCGATACTGCGCAGTTCCTTGACAGAGTGCTGTGTAGGCTTGGTTTTAACTTCACCGGCAGCCTGAAGATAAGGAACAAGGGTAAGGTGAATGTAAAGAACATTCTCGCTGCCCAGCTCGGAGCGAAGCTGGCGGATAGCTTCCAGAAAAGGAAGCCCTTCGATATCACCGACAGTACCGCCAATTTCAATGAGGGCCACATCCTCACCATTGGGAACATTTACAACCGCATTTTTAATCTCATCGGTAATATGCGGGATAACCTGCACGGTACCGCCGAGGTAGTCGCCACGGCGTTCCTTAGTGATTACGTTGTGGTAAACGCGGCCGGAAGTCATGTTATTTTTCTGACTGAGCGGAACATCCAGAAAACGCTCGTAATGACCGAGGTCAAGGTCAGTTTCAGCACCGTCGTCAGTTACATAAACTTCTCCGTGCTGAAAAGGGTTCATGGTGCCGGGGTCAACATTAATATATGGATCAAGCTTCTGAATAGTAGCTGTCATCCCTCTGGCTTTAAGAAGTGCGCCGATGGATGCTGCTGCAAGCCCTTTACCAAGTGAGGACAAAACGCCCCCGGTGATGAATATAAATTTGGTTTTCATAACGCTCCCGTCCCGTGGCGGACAAAATTATTTTAGAATATCGCTGCTACATAAAACAAAATTGACAGCGAATAAAGTCGATACTCATGAAAAAAACACAAAAAGGTCCCACCCCGTAAACAATCCCATATTCAGGCGTATCCCACTTTAAAAAAATGTGTTAGTGGTACGTCCTGAGGAATATAGACTGTTGACGGGAGGCTGACCCGCAATTATGTTCCTCTCTTCGAACAGGTATTAAATAGTCTTGGAATATTTCTATTGTCAACATCTGGAGGACAAAAATATATGGCCCGCGTTAAAGTTTTGGTCATCACCGGTTACGGAACCAACTGTGAACACGAGTCTGCTCATGCCGCTAAAAAAGCGGGTGCAGACGAAGTAGACATCACTTATTTTTCCGATCTTGCCGCAGGTAAAAAAAATCTTGAAGGTTACAATTTTCTGATTTTCCCCGGCGGTTTTCTCGATGGCGATGATCTCGGTGCTGCACAGGCTGCGGCTCTCCGCTGGAAACACGCTCAAACTGCAGACGGCACCCCGCTTGTGGACCAAATCAAAAAATTCTTTGAAGACGGCGGCGTGATCCTGGGAATCTGCAACGGATTCCAGCTTCTGGTAAAGCTCGGTCTGCTGCCGGCAGTAGGCGGCGAGTACTTCACCCGTCAGGTATCGCTCAGCTACAACGATTCCGCTAAATACGAAGACCGTTGGGTTCACCTCAAGGCCAACCCGGACTCTCCATGCGTATTTACCAAGGGAATTGACACATTGAACGTACCAGTGCGTCATGGAGAAGGTAAAATTATCCCCGCTGACGACGCCATGCTCAAAAAAATAGTGGAGAACAACCTCCACGCAGTGCAGTACATCGATCCCGAATCAGGCGATGTAACAATGGATTACCCGGCTAACCCCAACGGCTCCCCGCTGGGCATCGCCGGTCTGACTGATCCTACCGGCAGAATCCTCGGCCTTATGCCTCACCCCGAAGCATTCAACCACCCCACCAACCATCCCAAATGGACCCGTGGCGACATTCCGACTCTCGGTCTGGCTCTCCTCGAAGGTGGCGTTAACTATATCAAATCACTCTAAGATTGCCTCCGGCGGCCCTTCGGGGACCATAGGAACTTTTACAAAAGTTTCTCTGGACTCATCAAAACCTTTTATTAAGGCTTTGCCGTCGTATGCTGCAAATCAGT
Above is a genomic segment from Maridesulfovibrio sp. containing:
- a CDS encoding PTS sugar transporter subunit IIC — translated: MGCGDWFFFAIFSLFRFTINPGLLERPLVVGALWGAVTGDVATSLKIAVFFELFWLDNIPAGTYIPPHILAPTFAALALTTSFAFTDPRQVMVILLSCLPLARIGAWLDSSLRQWHNRGHNKLIGWARKAKAGNQLPQKLVFQSILRTFVTSWLFFWTSTILLHYMLCIFFHKWGPRVAEVDMKWSFLWIAASLGGLLAVRLRKAYATFVFGVVLIGFIILAGIM
- a CDS encoding PTS sugar transporter subunit IIB — encoded protein: MMWVRIDNRLVHGQIIETWLPYTHAKNIIVANDAVAGDNLQQQIMSLAIPQSVNCSFCSVDSLNDSIMTLANGNASSIILFSSCADVRRALDSGFRFNIVNIGNIHYGPGKKQISPSVALSSDDESCLHYFKGQGIELDFRCVPNDPVQVRFS
- a CDS encoding PTS sugar transporter subunit IIA: MGIESSKNGIVLVTHGNFGQTLIEAAELIVGPQEGVLSLSVEVSQGIDVAVEALKKNIAEVSSGNGVLILTDMFGGTPTNLSLSLLQSDDIEVVTGVSLPMLLKAFQVRNESLQKMAEEVSKAAAKGIVIAGEMLRKRTKKG
- the rapZ gene encoding RNase adapter RapZ; translated protein: MVVDDSFPVIVVTGLSGAGKSTVLKVFEDLRFFCVDGLPAGMLSRLVDLFNTRDNAYRGLVLGMDLRQLEFSSDWESTREELTRKGYSPSILFLEARLPELVRRYATTRRLHPLESRDFGLEQALEREKEILGEVRQQADLVIDTTTYSIHDLRRRIQEKWAELSEKTRGLRVHVMSFGFKHDVPTAADMVMDLRFLPNPYFEEELRPLSGQDKAISDYVLGSEPGSIFIEKYLDFLQYVLPLYEEEGRYRLTIAVGCTGGRHRSVATAERIFATLKDNGYSVSLEHKHIHLK
- a CDS encoding PTS sugar transporter subunit IIA, which encodes MNIADNLAKDLVIHELNASDKGEVLKEMVSTLKDAGLEVDVDNALKVLNDREKLGTTGIGDGIAIPHGKLECLEEIVVVVGRSSEGVDFESLDMQPCKIFFMVLAPEQGAGAHLKVLAHISRQLKDESFRQAFIDTEDKDELLRLLGIA
- the raiA gene encoding ribosome-associated translation inhibitor RaiA, yielding MNVAFTFKNFDASEHLKEYANSRFSKLVKYVSNPDNTDMQVNLSVDKFRHVAEVVFTSDHLHVSAFEVSEDMYSTVDMVLDKLEAQLRRANEKMRSHRRKDEAPARMDILSYGEEEYREPVIVESDSFIPKPMSVDEAAEQLQTLDHEFLVFRNADNEAINVIYRRNNGDFGLIDPGY
- the rpoN gene encoding RNA polymerase factor sigma-54, which encodes MGLELRQQLKLTQQLVMTPQLQQAIKLLQLSRLELVDSVHQELMENPILEEAEAQERTDAADAEAGTATAEETQISKEAEWENYLGEFSSTSKQSASRESESYEDGASFEARLTKATSLEGHLHWQMSLSDFTDKEIEIGECLIGNLSSGGFLRIDLEEVCETCYAEIEEVEKVLYRIQRFDPVGVGARTPQECLLIQLEALRLDDDPILVSLVSEHLDDLEKKRYKPLARKFKLSMEDLKSYLDLMQTLDPLPGASFSGGDSFYISPDAYVYEYDGDFVIVLNEDGLPKLQMNAFYVETLASTKGEDKEYFQDKMRSAQWLMKSLYQRQRTLYKVLESIVRFQREFFAEGVTKLKPLILKEVAEDIEMHESTVSRITTNKYVSTPHGIYELKFFFNSALGLDDGSQVGSESVKATIKKLISEEDGKKPLSDEKIAEILKEKLEVNIARRTVAKYRTAMGILSSSKRKKVF
- the lptB gene encoding LPS export ABC transporter ATP-binding protein; this translates as MSSIIAKKLVKNYGPKEVVRGIGLTVREGEVVGLLGPNGAGKTTTFYMLVGVVKPTSGDVYFNKKQITRLPLHERARLGLSYLPQESSIFKKLSVRKNLEIIIEHTGLSGKDVPKRADELLDQLGILRLAEQKAMYLSGGERRRLEIARAMINNPKFILLDEPFAGIDPIAVIDIQDIISSLKDMGMGILISDHNVRETLSICDRAYLVYEGRVILNGSPESIVQNTKARRLYLGDSFSL
- a CDS encoding LptA/OstA family protein, producing MKITRTIANVRSEPSLKADVVWVLSPAESFLVGPEKDGWFPVYPASDDKDVKTVGYISGKVVIPAAADSPLTDWGDIRYVGKDFKYHLERTVKSSTGGVLKSGDKIKVGFLRNGWYAFFKADAQVVSEADALGYVKQSDVDLVNEDARIRYAVRRINVIEKPVATSRAVGVLSPGHRAQVRKEKGGMYALYRIDTIVTKDTPVWGYAWGPFLAPYPANLEKAQMAGIDARKAEIKAEESKIKQEELERGNKLAAMEQAMDDMLLAPVKTKTLYATAVLNVRSEPDVKALIVDKLEQGQAVTVGQLDGKWFPVFKTDENKEKKLIGYVYGTYLSADAPVIEEEKPRTKRIPGGPDEVPIKITSSKMTFSENRNQITFSGNVKVVRLDVTLTSDTLTAYLRPDGDSLSDTQDKIKKIVAGGNVKVVMKKRKGHCDKLTYVVGDSIIFMKGNAELQDGPNNIQGDEIKFYIKDNRAEVVGGNKPIEAIFYTPKNVTQ
- the lptC gene encoding LPS export ABC transporter periplasmic protein LptC, translating into MGRTGLILFLVLALFLGLVSGTLLGKKYGVFPHMARGSVERPLAGDENQSDISAEEIELIQGTGGDIEWILRAGSADYDQEEGLVKADKPRVTYYLGRDRKEVFVSALHGEVSQQGKGLKLWDNVKGHYGDMGLIADRLDFKPKENLLFLEGNVKVQSPAVYITSNRVKVDLVTREIMIEDGMEALISPDMVVMPQ